CCAACAAGTGGAAATTACTTATGTGTCTGACTAACGGtagtacacatactgtacactgttCACAAAGAGGAAGATACTGTAAATACTATCGGTGGTTGCTATACACATACTTCATCTTGATAATTTtatcataaaaaaaattaacttgtATATCGTCACCctcttaaaataatggcctaaGCCATATTTTCAAGTAtttcaaaaaactgaatcagatatacagtatattatatttattaatcatttcacacaaaaaggtTATGACAACACATAACTATTCACATGCAAATAATGCTGTCATTCAGTTATGTAACATAAGACGATTAGATGACTTAGGCCAATTTATGAACCTGCCTTTGCAACTTACTCAAATTTGAACCCGACTTTGGCCCAATTACTTCTGGAATAAATGACTTCAGTAAAACagtgcacttctttttttttccccactactGTGACAGACCATGGGGAAGTGTAAgccacaaacatttgaaaatactaGTGGAGCACACAGAAACTCAGCAGTGAGTGAGATTAATTCAGGAAACGcaaactgaaacagcaaaactgtaatCTCTCTTagataaaccaaacaaatggcaGGTAATCTTTTCCTCTGGGATAATGTGAAATTATTGTTCAACTCTGTGCACAATAAAGCACaactaaacaattaaacaaaaggACACGTGCATCTCCTCACTTCTCCCTCCACCTTATCTTTGCTGGGTTTTTATTGTAAAACAATTTGAACAAATGAATCTTCATTCTTGTTTATCTTGACTGATGCCTATTTTATGTGACAAACTGTCCAAGAAGTGATGACACTCAATGGGCATGACATGTTTCATAGACTGAAGATCCCGGAACATTCTTTCTTTGATTGGCAGAGCACATGTAAACAATCGGCTCTTTTGGCACCTGTACCCTTGTGGCAGTGCTTCCCACTCTGTCTTGTGACTTGGGCAAATTAAAATTGCCTAAGTCACATTCTTGGCATAGGCAATTATATTATGGTGTTAGAAATGCATGATCTGTTCAACTGAGGATTTAGGCGATTTTACCAGAGGTGGCCAGCATCCTGAAGATCTCACTTAATTTACAATAAGTGAGATCTTACTGTCAAAAAAATGACttaggccattattttaagaaGGTGACGATATCTGAAAACATGTCCACTCAGTCATGTAAAATTAATGTGATTTTAGAAAGACAAGCAATGTATCTGAAAATCTTAGTCTTAGcagctatccatccatccattatttacaCCTGATTATTCATAactagggtcccagggatctgctggagcctatcccagctctctgtgggtgaaagacgggtacaccctggacaggtcaccagtccatcacagggccacatagagacaaacaacctcacacactcacactcactcctatgggcaatttagagtcaccaatcaacctgacatacatgtttttggactgtgggaggaaaccagagtacctggagaaaacccacacaagcacagggagaacatgcaaacgccacatagaaaggcccctgatcGGTTTCAAatcaggaaccttcttgctgtgaggcaatggtgctaaccactaaccgACCGTCTAGCAGTTATCCAAAAATGTGTAATCACCTTCAATGATtcgctgctgttgctgtttgatCTCCCCAAAGCTCAGCCCTCTGGTTTCCTCTGATTCACTGACCAGCCAGGGGTTGGCTGCAATACCCCCACTCGCTCCTGCCCCTCCGCCCATCAACTTCGACCTGTCAAACATCATCATAACAATACTTTATTCCCAATAATATATCTCAAAGCAGCTActcacaattttaaaaaaataaacaagagtACACATACAACAAGAAtttggcaaaataaaaatgaaaactcacAAAGATCATCAAATTACCCCCCACAgagagactaaaaccaacagtGGTTTTCATGCATTGACTATAATGTCAATGCTAAACCAGGTTCTAGAGTCAGACATGATGGTGGGTATAAAAAATTCATTGTACTACTTAGTCTGGTGTTGGTCATGAATGAGTATTCTTTAGCTATATAAGTAAACACAGTCAAAGTATCTGGTTCGGATTGGGACACAATGCACATCTGTATGGTTCGTGTTCCTTTTTTCCAATACTGTACTGTTGTTGTAGAACAACCAAACCCCCCTAGAACACtgaaaaagtatttatttactcattttgtcttttatgttttctgaaTGATTGAAAAATGCCAGTTTAGGCTGCATTGTGTGTAAACACCATGTTAATCTGTCAGAGGACTGTGGACTGGTGGGAGGGGGGGTGGTTGCTCCGACAAAGTGACAGACCAGAGAATGTTGCACTGTGCTGTGTGGTGCTAAACACTGCTGTGTGGTTTAAAGCTATTCTTCTGCTAATAGCTTCAAGCTGTGTACCCTCCCTCCCACCCAGGCTTTCTTGCAGTGATGGGTTCAGGTTCTCTGTGTGAGGCTGGATTTAACCATGTCTGCTGAGAGCCAGTCATCTGTTGGCCCGAGCCACATTTGAAAAGTGACCTGAGCCATATTTAGGCTTTACAGCGACTGAGGAAATCATGATACTGCTATACTAAAATTGAATTGCTTGATGtagttttaatgtaaaaactaGCATATTTTTCCCActactaaaatatatttaaacccAGTCCCACAGTAATTGAAAGGTGAAAGACTTTTGATGACTACTTCAAGCTGCTTGGAGGTGGTCAGGAAAGCACTGAGAGACCATTCACAAGACTGACTGTCTGAGGCTGATACCATCACAGAACTAGATGAGACCAAGAAATTCAGTGTAATCTCTCTGACATGTCTAATTACTGTGAGACGGCATGCCAGCTCTATACTTCCTCCTGCAACTGCGTGACGATCCAATTAACCAGTCGGTGAGGAGTGCCAAAATCATTCAGGCACATCTCTTGGCAGTCACACAGCACTAGATTGCCGCCAATCAGGCCTGAGTACCCAGGTACTGACTGAGTGACTTGGACAGGCAAGACTTAACTAACTACAACTATTTCCAGGGCTAATTAAATACAAAGGAAAGGTTAGTGAATAATGCAGGAAAGGAGGGTCCGTATAGGGTGACGGGGTGAACCAATCCATCAAATCTAGGTGCCATATCCTTCTTCTACTTAGTTTGAAATGGAGATGGTTAGAAAGCATTATTCCAGTTTAAAGGCTCTTCTGCAACCTCCATCCCTTTGCCTCTATCCaaaaatctcagaaaaaaaagaacagcttaGATTATCCAAGCATGGCCAATCCACCCCCTCCCACCTTCTGTCCTCAGAGACCACACAGTGGGAATGGGTCCTAACCACAAATTCAAATTACCCACCACATATCACTATTAAAATTTGGGTCTCACAGAGCAAACGAAAAACCACACTGCCTCATAATTACAGTTTGCCAAGCTAATTTATTAGTGaatttaagatatttttacattgcCTTTTATTTAAATGGGTGTGTGGTCTGTAAAAAGATGAAAGCCTGTGCAAAGCACGGCTAAGTAGATGAATCCAAAAACCAAAGTTtgtaaaaaatatcaaagaaatGCCGTCACATATCAAGACATCAATACAAGCAGTCCTCTGCTATCTGACCACAAGTGAAATACACAGTAGTGACCTGGTGAAACTGTGATGTTTGGTTTTACTCTACTGTCACTTCAGTTACTCCTCAAAGTAGACACACAGTATTAGTCATGGGTTTTTCACTAAATGTTGAACAtccacaaagtaaaaaaaaaaaaaaaaaaaaaaaaaaaagccaaataaaaacagtcacTTATaagaaacatgatttttttttttttaatttaagagACATGATAAGCATGAGGAAGTCGACAATAGGGCaccatttcctcttcctgtccaaaCAAATATCAGCTGGGCCGCACTAGGTCAAACCTTACACAGAGTAATGACTGCCTGCTGCTAAAGGTTTCCAAAGCTGTCACATTGATATGACTTCATATGATGAAGAGGATATAAGCTGTTGCATCCATCTCTTTGCCTACCTTCACAAGTACTAGAATAAATGCTTATTCAAGAGTTAGAAACTGTAAACTCACTACTTCCTTCCCTTTTCATGgagatgcacatacacacacaatcatgcaTATGAATggacatgtgtgcatgtgtgagccCATTTCAGGAGGTGCCAAATGTGTGATCAACAGTGCAAAGCGAGCAAATCACTTCATGAAAAAGAATTAGCCATGAAGTTAAGCATACTGCCAAAATGGCAGACTGACTTCCTTCCAAGTGATAGCACAAAGAGAGGTCATGGCACATGGGTCATACCAGACATAGACTTTTACAGaaaattagttagttagttgCCAGTCatcaaagcacaaaaaaaagcCTCTGACCCTCCGGTCAAGGACACAGACAAGAGAATGAggattcattatttttaattgggAACCTAGAGctagatatattttttttaaaaaaagaactcaGAGAGGAATATAACAAAATGAAAGGTGGCATGCTCTGAGCAGATTGCCCCCTGGGGAGAGTGAGGGAGTGTGTTTGGGGGGGATTTcagaaagcacagaaaaagcactttttaaagACTAAATCGTGCTTATGGACCTTTTTAGACAGTGGCACTCCCATGcaatttaacaaaataacaaaatagaaAGCATTTACATAATGAAAGTTCATAGTCTACAACAATTAGTATCTACAATCAGTTGTAGTaataaagaaaagcagtaaatatTTGGTCTATTAAGATTTGTGAATAGtgccttttttttaagttttcctCTCATTCAGGATAAAATAACTTGCCTGGAAGGTTCTGGTTCTGTGAGGTCTCCCTTGAATGTGGCATTGAGCTGCTTCTCTCTGGTTAGCAGGTCATCAATGAGATTCTGCCTCCTATCAGCTTCCGCCTGCATTCTGATGAAGGCAGTGTTAAGGTCATacaaaacatgaatattaaagtTCACTGACAGTGGGCATAACATGTTGCTGACATTTTTAGTTGGGTCAGTTTGGAATAAATCAGTGAACAGAAAAGCCTGTCAATGGCAGCCCATTTCAAAAACACTCTAGTGCCCTCTACAGGAATATAACTGCTACTGCAACCAAAGGAAACCCAAATTTTAATCTCAGTCTTATGACTTCCACCACCTGGGACATTGTCACAAAAAAGGATACATGCGCCGAGATGATGAAGCTCGCAGCAAAGCCTCTTTGAGCTGAGCAATATTTTGTTTCAGCTTCTGTAGTGATGCCCGTACCGTCATGTTGATCTGAGAATgacaaaacacaccagtgaaGAACTCTGTGTAAGGATACATTTGTAGGCACTGTCAGTTCATCTGTAAATGTGACAGATTACCTTTGCAGGGTTTCCACCTGTTCTCTGCTGCCTGTTTCGTTCATGGATGTTTTCTGCTATTTCCTGTGCCAGGCGACAAGTGGCATCATAATTCTGTAACCTGCGGAGGTCAGTGAAGGGGACAGGTGTCACGCAATCATGCAATCACAGATGGAATAAGTTATGTGGCTTGTGTGGTAACGAACCAGTGCTTCAagtgtgtcaaaataaaaataaaaaaattaaggTTTATAAGGGgcgtgtatgtatgtttttattagcattatatatttacactgataatgcaaccacaggagggcacaatccagtgtcttcatgtgccagtcccaagtccaggtaaatgcagagggttgtgtcaggaagggcatccgacataaaatttaagtcaaatcaaacatgtgaatcacaaatatgacttccataccggatcggtagcagcccaggttaacaacgaccaccactggtgctgttgacctacagggtgccagtggaaattggttggtcgaaggagaggaggaagcggtgttcgtgggcaaagagagaagaggaagggcaggagtgtaggacttagagtagggactttgaatgtagggactttgtcagggaaaactagagttggatgatatgatggagagaagaaaggtggatatcttgtgtgttcaggagaccaggtggaaaggtagcaaggcctatagattaggagcaggatTCAGactgtgtggatggaaagaggaatggagtaggacTTATCCTGAATGTTCTGGAGATGAAGaaagtgtcagatagggtgatgagtctgaagctggaagttgaaggtgtgatgttgaatgttgtcagtggttatgccccacaggtaggatgtgagttagaagagaaggagaaattgtggagggagatggatgaggtgattcagggtatccctagtggtgagagagtggtgattggggcagacttcaacggacatgttggtcagggaaacagaggtgatgaggaagtgatgggcaagtttggtatgcaggacaggaatgcagacggacagatggtggtagacttctcaaaaaggatggaaatggatgtagtgaacacatttttccagaaaagggaggagcatagggcgacatataagagtggaggcaggaacACACAAAATGATTACATGTTGTGCAGatgttccaacctgaaagagatcagtgactgcaaagtagtggctggggagagtgtagccagacagcataggatggtggtgtgtaggatgactctggtggtgaggaagatgaagaggacaagggcggtagaggtgaagaaggtggaggattttaagtacctagggtcaacagtccagagcaacggagagtgtggaaaagaagtgaagagacatgtgcaagcaggttggaacaggtgaaggaaagtgtcaggtgtggtGACCTCCTTtccgaaaggaaaagaagatataTTTACACTTATGTACAGTGTGTCGGTgagatgtatgtatgtatgtagaaATTACATACTGTTCTATGTTTGTATGTAATGTGTGTGGACCCCAGGAAGAATGGTAAAGGtccacaataaacaacaaaaggaaAGAGTGAGTCACTGGTAAGTGGATTTGTACAGGGTGGAGACAATTGACTGTTGTTTATCCTAAAGTTGTGCAAACTATACTGATATTCAGTGTAGAAAATAGTCTGATTTGTTTGGCTAGCTCATAATGTTCAGGCTGACAGAGGACTTTCATGATCTCGTTGGTCGTTTTTGTTGCTGGAGCTGAAAGTTGTCAGCAGGTAGAAGTATTAAGTATCTGAAACGGCCGTTTAATCCCGTAAAACACAACAGGCATATTCATCATATGACATATTTAGTTTGCCTGGCTGCCTCGTTCGACTGTGACAACGGTAACTTACAGAAATaatatctttattttctttaatggcGAACATACTACACTGTGCATGAAATAATATAAAGAGGAGATGTTGTTATTGAAGCTCCAAGTTATTTTATTTGGCTAATGTTGATCTTTATGGGGAAGCGCTAACTAGCCAGCTACATTTTAGCTAGCCAGATACCGAGAGTAGATATAAGGGTTGGTAAAGTTACTTATAGTATTCATTAATACAGCCGTAACCTTTAAATGCATTACTTACCAAGGATCCTGAGACATCGTTGTCAAAGTTATCTATGAAGTGAAAATCCACTTAATTTGTACCATGAATTGTACAGGCAGTTTCTTGTTTGGGTGTGACGTCACAACGGCGCGCTGCGAGGAACATTTGACACCGAGACCTCGTTTTGcaatatcaaataaaataaaagacaccaCCCACTGGATGTGGTAATAAATGTATGTGCAGAAAAATATAAGCTGCTTTCACATATTAAATGATTAACAGAACTTGTACAACATTctctaaatataaatatgtatgatGCTTTATGGATCATATATCAAACTTTGTCATGTTGATAAAAACAGTAGCCTAAATGGTGTTTTAATTCCCGATTTCATAAGCCCGTTTGTCTATATTGTAATAGAACCATCAACCTTCACATACAAAAGCAGTTATACTAGTaagaaaattataaaatcagTTATCATCTATACAGAGTCTAATTTTCATATGTTTGTCTATACATTTTCCACTCTTCTGGAGAATATTCATTTTTTGAAGTGAGTGGAAGTAAAGCTAGAATGAGGCCGAGGATGGCTGACATTTTTCAGGTGATTGGCTACAAAACACTGGGGAGGCTAACTggacacacagaaaataaaaatactttgttaAATACCCCCCATTACAGACACAACAATGTATTCTGTCACAATGTGGCTCTCCACAGATTGAATGGTATTTATTGCATTATGGATGCTTTTATTAGCTTTTGTTTTATAAACCATCACGCTGATATTCTTCTAGACTTCATGAAAACTGCCTTCTCTTCTTACAGGTCTGAAAAGTTTGCTTTTGAATTCACATAGCCTACATATGGAGCCCAAATAAGAGCTCAGTAATTGTAGAGGTTTCATGTTTTATACCCAAACAGTGGTTGTGTTTggatcaaaacaaaaatctgttgtGTAGAAAACTTTGTGAAACACTACACATGAAGCATTGCAGTGACCAGACCTCCTATTACTTATGACCTTATTCTTTACAGTGATACATTTCtctgtaaaaataaaccttTGTATTTCAAGCTATTTGTTATCTTCAGTAGCAATGAAAACTCAGTTGTGAAAAAGATGTAGCCTAAATGTGTATAACATTTCATTAACAATTCTGTACAttgtaatgtgtaatgttatTTGAAGAACatgtgtacccctgcctttcacccaaagagagctgggataggctccagcagatccctgtgaccctggttcagaatatgggtatagataatggatggatggatgtattgtAGTTCTGATTCCACTGTCCAGAGACTGATTTTTCTCAGAGTAAGACTATATTTTGCCaaagtgaaaaaggaaaattgGTATAACCTTTCATTTCATTAGACTGAAGTCAACACAAGCAAACACCCTTTGCGGACAAGGCCACAGCCCACAGGCTTATATAAAGCCCTGATCCTCAGAATGTGCAGGTAGCAACAGGATGCACACTACCTTTCCACTTGCATTACTTTTAAAGAAGAAGACATGAGATGATTCATGTTTCAAGAACACCAGAGTTCTCCAGTTGTGGGAATATTAATACAGTTTCAGTGCACACATCCTCTGACCAAGAGCTTGGCTTTATGGAAGGAGGCAGAAGCAGGTCTCATTCCTGCTACAGCCCTGAGGAGAATCAGAGCTATGAtgtgcagacacagacagaagaaaCCTATCTAAGACCTCGCTCCAGGTATGTTTGGGTTTTCAGCTTAATCTCTACTGTTTGTTTAGTAGTAGTAATATCTAGTTATCAGTCAACAGAAAGCAACCgacatgtttatttatatttatgtgcaATGTTGTGACATAGTCAACACAAAAAGGATTAAATAGATGCAGAATTATAACTTAGAATTAACATTAAATCAACTGCCCTTTGTCCCAGGTCCTTTTATGGTTATGAGACAACAGAGCGTCACTCCAACAATGACATGGGAAACTTTAACAAGTTCAATTCACCAAGACAGAGAGCACGATCCACACACCTTTACCATGTGACCAAAATAGAGAAGAGCGAAGGGGATGGGGCAGTCACCTCTAAGAAGTCCAAGTGTATACGACAACGGCACTCTAGAGAGCCTAATGGTATTggaataatgttttatatttgctattttaattctaaattcagaatattttttatctgtttgttcTATATACactctaattttaaaaaaggtatGTGGGAATATTTTGTAGGGAGTAGAAGCAATCTCAAGTCAGGGCTTATGATGACCATCTCTGAGTTGGATAACTGGGAGGTTAGCTCCAGCTCTGGGATGAAATATGGACAGTTTGTGGACTGGGAGAAGATTGATCCCGAGTCTTTTGAGAGATATCAGCAGATCCTGAAAAGTGAGCACCAACAGCTGAAAACTATGGGCCGGAAAGGATTCTGGgccatgacacacacactgagagccAAAGCTTACCATCACATAATCGACAACATCAGTTCCAGGGTAGGACAGCCACAGTAAGTATCCTTAgttccatttttttcccccatctgTCTTTTGTGTCATGAGGACAACCGTATCTATTCTGGGAACTGATAAAAGCTTTGCAAAATCCATTTACATTATAACTTAGATCCACTTAGCAAAATTATCCAAATGTAAATTGAGGTTCTTTCTGTAGTAGGTATATCACTCCAGACAGAGATGTCTACTATGAACTGGCTAAGAACCTTTTTGGAGAACAGAAGATCAGCACCCACCCAGTCCCAGAGTATATGGAGACAGGAGAAATACCCAGGTATGAAATAATATTAGTTCATGTATGAAATACtacaaatttattttcagtatattGCAGTGAAATTATTCTAATAATTAGTGGCATATCCAGAAATTTTTACATGGGATGGCAAAGGGGTGGCAGAAGGTTTTGTTACAGTGACATAAGAAGGTGATATACGTGGGTACACAGTAACAATACAATTTTAAGTAAATataacagacacattttttaaaatatatttattcttataTTAACAAACATTTCCCAGACTTTCTTAATCTTAGACAACACTAAAATTTATTTGGTTGGTCATTACATTTTTGCCCATGAGTGCTAGCAgaaaaaattagatttttggAAAATTGCTTGCCATCTAACCAGAATTTGATATAAGATGCTCCAGTGATTGGAGAGCTTTTGGTCAGATGTGACATGctgatttatatttattggACAAATGGTCCCATAGTGACGTGTTGACTTGTCACTCAAGTGGTGAGATTGCCCATTGGAGTTTCTTATTTTCCTGCTGTATTCTTCAGCCCTGAAGATGCTCAGACATAAACGTCTCACCAAGAAGAGTTTTAAAAGTAGAAAttgtttaattttatattattactatGCATGCCGTAATCAGGTGTAATATGACCAAGTAAGTTTTGTTGCACTTCTCTTATTCAGATACTGTCTCAACAAAGCTGGCCTGAACTCTGTTAAAAAGATTCTTCTTTGTCTTGGCAAATGCTTCCCAAAAATGAATTTTTGCCCCATCCTGCCTGCCTTGGTGTCCCTCATCCTCCACTTCAGCCAGGATGAAGCTGAGTGTTTCCATAGTGTGTCCCAACTTATCTGCTACATTGACCCCAACAAGCGTTACATTGACCAGACCTTCCTCACCTACCGTGCTTCCTGCATGACTTTTGGAGACCTTGCTAACAGGTTTTGCAGAGGCACCCGTAAGCTGATTGCCAGCTCTCACCAAAATCTCTTTGAATTTTACTCCGACTGGACCATGTGGATTTTTGCCGATCTCCCGTTCACATATGCCATTAGAGTGCTGGATGTCTACCTATTAGAGGGCTACAAGGTCCTCTACAGGTTTGTTGCTATTGTATTTTCAAATGTCGGTAAAACTCTTAAATCTGAATATGTGGTTTCTCAGGACACAATCAGACTTCTGAAAATTTCAAAAAGGAGAAATAATACAGTAAAAAGTATATTTGCTATATCATAGGGTGGCATTGGCTTTGCTGAGCCTCTACAAAGTATCTGTGTCATCTAGAGTTGCAGACGTAGAGGATTTCAGAACCGATATGAAAAGGTTTGTGCAGAATGTCACTCGCCACTGTACAGCAGAGAAGCTTCTTGAGGGGGCCTTCACGATTCCAATGGCCACACGAAGAGAGCTCAACCTCTTGTTTAACGCCAACATGGAGTCTCTCAAGCTAAAAGGTGTCAGCATCCACCAGAAAAGGTGGGTTCATACAGAAATTAATATAGCAGAATGAGAGTATATTTGTGAGAGGACATGTTGAAATAGTAGACCAAGGATCTTTAATGTCCATAACCTTTTAGGAGGGATGGCATATTTGTGATAATACACTCAGAATGTTCAGAATGCTCTATCTTAATCCTGTTTTTACATAtctttgctttttattattcCCAAAGCCATTTGGTTGAGTCAGTGGACTTCAACACCTTCAGGTCCAGTGTTGTAACAGGGACTGAGATGAGAGTTGTCTGGGCCTGGATACCTGAGCGCTTTGCCCTTTTCAACCCCATTAGGTTGTTTAGTACAACTGAACATGAAAAAGATCTTAGCACGTAAGTAACCTTTGTTCAGTCATTTAATCTTGCTCTGAAACAATCTGTGATGCCAAGAGTTCGTGTTATTTAATAAGTGTGAATTGTGACCTGAAATGTCTTTTTCATATAGATGAAAAAACATCATATCTTTCAATTTTGTTTGttcaaacatatatttttaagtaaGACCACCACTGAACACCATGTCCATGAAAGAAGATTGTCAGGTCTAGTTACTGTACAGATAGAGGCAATGTGTTTGCTCtatcaacatgtttgttttgagtGTGAATATCAAGTGACTGACAGTTCACATATGGCAAATGTTGCTTAAGTGGAAAACTACCTAATATGAAACATCCATATATCCATCgtctgtacctgcttattcctaactagggtcacagggacctgctggagcctatcccagctctctttgggtgaaaggcaggggtccaccctggacaggtcaccagtccatcacagggccacatagagacaaacaacctcacacactcacactcactcctatgggcaatttagagtcaccaatcaacctgacatacatgtttttggactgtgggaggaaaccagagtacctggagaaaccccacacaagcacagggagaacatgcaaactgatGGGTCTAATATGAAACGGATAATTGCTAAATTACTGTATGGCTCTTCTGTATTTTGCAACACTTGGTTAAAAAATTTCTcttaaaaatatgtattaaagATAGGCTGAATATTTGTCTATGAGCTGTGTTTAGTTCAATGACACAGTATTTTATGGGATATTAAAAACCACACATGCTTATGATTCTTTTCTCTCACATAGATTATATTCATTAATAGAGGGACACGAACCAACAGTCCTAATGATTAAAACTGTGGAAGAAGAGGTAATAAATACGTACGTAAATAGACACTGATATACATCTGTTAATTTTGTTACATGTGCTTTCCCTTTTGGCTTAACATAACAGTTAAACCTAAGAACTGTTTTTTATAGGATAAATTTGGTATAGtactgaaatattaatatttctcatttctcaggTTTTTGGTGCAT
This genomic window from Mastacembelus armatus chromosome 1, fMasArm1.2, whole genome shotgun sequence contains:
- the LOC113128606 gene encoding TBC1 domain family member 24-like isoform X1, translating into MIHVSRTPEFSSCGNINTVSVHTSSDQELGFMEGGRSRSHSCYSPEENQSYDVQTQTEETYLRPRSRSFYGYETTERHSNNDMGNFNKFNSPRQRARSTHLYHVTKIEKSEGDGAVTSKKSKCIRQRHSREPNGSRSNLKSGLMMTISELDNWEVSSSSGMKYGQFVDWEKIDPESFERYQQILKSEHQQLKTMGRKGFWAMTHTLRAKAYHHIIDNISSRVGQPHRYITPDRDVYYELAKNLFGEQKISTHPVPEYMETGEIPRYCLNKAGLNSVKKILLCLGKCFPKMNFCPILPALVSLILHFSQDEAECFHSVSQLICYIDPNKRYIDQTFLTYRASCMTFGDLANRFCRGTRKLIASSHQNLFEFYSDWTMWIFADLPFTYAIRVLDVYLLEGYKVLYRVALALLSLYKVSVSSRVADVEDFRTDMKRFVQNVTRHCTAEKLLEGAFTIPMATRRELNLLFNANMESLKLKGVSIHQKSHLVESVDFNTFRSSVVTGTEMRVVWAWIPERFALFNPIRLFSTTEHEKDLSTLYSLIEGHEPTVLMIKTVEEEVFGAFLSTDMTERRKRKSEGLTYFGTGECFVFTLRPSMERYQQAMVSIMTRVASPQDIRASNCASSQVSNSSNSSITSTSGLTCPSGTPQDPSYLKLSFTAPSEELKEPKRSKEQEGSMFIAGNDRQLIIGGDGGHALCIEEHLEGGYSEPCDTFKSVPLCKGNFKIQSLEVWGVQNPKPLSHFPSKE
- the LOC113128606 gene encoding TBC1 domain family member 24-like isoform X4; the encoded protein is MIHVSRTPEFSSCGNINTVSVHTSSDQELGFMEGGRSRSHSCYSPEENQSYDVQTQTEETYLRPRSRSFYGYETTERHSNNDMGNFNKFNSPRQRARSTHLYHVTKIEKSEGDGAVTSKKSKCIRQRHSREPNGSRSNLKSGLMMTISELDNWEVSSSSGMKYGQFVDWEKIDPESFERYQQILKSEHQQLKTMGRKGFWAMTHTLRAKAYHHIIDNISSRVGQPHRYITPDRDVYYELAKNLFGEQKISTHPVPEYMETGEIPSQDEAECFHSVSQLICYIDPNKRYIDQTFLTYRASCMTFGDLANRFCRGTRKLIASSHQNLFEFYSDWTMWIFADLPFTYAIRVLDVYLLEGYKVLYRVALALLSLYKVSVSSRVADVEDFRTDMKRFVQNVTRHCTAEKLLEGAFTIPMATRRELNLLFNANMESLKLKGVSIHQKSHLVESVDFNTFRSSVVTGTEMRVVWAWIPERFALFNPIRLFSTTEHEKDLSTLYSLIEGHEPTVLMIKTVEEEVFGAFLSTDMTERRKRKSEGLTYFGTGECFVFTLRPSMERYQQAMVSIMTRVASPQDIRASNCASSQVSNSSNSSITSTSGLTCPSGTPQDPSYLKLSFTAPSEELKEPKRSKEQEGSMFIAGNDRQLIIGGDGGHALCIEEHLEGGYSEPCDTFKSVPLCKGNFKIQSLEVWGVQNPKPLSHFPSKE
- the LOC113128606 gene encoding TBC1 domain family member 24-like isoform X2, whose amino-acid sequence is MIHVSRTPEFSSCGNINTVSVHTSSDQELGFMEGGRSRSHSCYSPEENQSYDVQTQTEETYLRPRSRSFYGYETTERHSNNDMGNFNKFNSPRQRARSTHLYHVTKIEKSEGDGAVTSKKSKCIRQRHSREPNGSRSNLKSGLMMTISELDNWEVSSSSGMKYGQFVDWEKIDPESFERYQQILKSEHQQLKTMGRKGFWAMTHTLRAKAYHHIIDNISSRVGQPQYITPDRDVYYELAKNLFGEQKISTHPVPEYMETGEIPRYCLNKAGLNSVKKILLCLGKCFPKMNFCPILPALVSLILHFSQDEAECFHSVSQLICYIDPNKRYIDQTFLTYRASCMTFGDLANRFCRGTRKLIASSHQNLFEFYSDWTMWIFADLPFTYAIRVLDVYLLEGYKVLYRVALALLSLYKVSVSSRVADVEDFRTDMKRFVQNVTRHCTAEKLLEGAFTIPMATRRELNLLFNANMESLKLKGVSIHQKSHLVESVDFNTFRSSVVTGTEMRVVWAWIPERFALFNPIRLFSTTEHEKDLSTLYSLIEGHEPTVLMIKTVEEEVFGAFLSTDMTERRKRKSEGLTYFGTGECFVFTLRPSMERYQQAMVSIMTRVASPQDIRASNCASSQVSNSSNSSITSTSGLTCPSGTPQDPSYLKLSFTAPSEELKEPKRSKEQEGSMFIAGNDRQLIIGGDGGHALCIEEHLEGGYSEPCDTFKSVPLCKGNFKIQSLEVWGVQNPKPLSHFPSKE